In the genome of Anaerolineae bacterium, the window ACAAGGTGCGAGATCTTGGCTCCTACGCGGCGGTGGTAATAGGGAGCGGCGTCTACATTGGCCGGTGGCGCAAGGAAGCCGCGCAGTTCCTGCAGGCCAACCAGGCGGCGCTGGCGGAGAAGCCGGTGTGGTTGTTCTCCAGCGGGCCCACGGGGGAGGGCGACCCCCTTGACCTGGCCCAAGGCTGGCGCCTGCCCGGCAAGCTCCAACCCGTCGCGGACAGCATCGCTCCCCGCGACGTCACCGTGTTCGGCGGGGCGCTGGACCCGGACAAGCTGAACTTCATCGAGAAGTGGGTGATTAAGAACGTCAAGGCTCCCATGGGCGACTTCCGAAACTGGGACGCCATCACCGCCTGGGCGGAGGGCATCGCCGCCGAGCTCAAGGGACTCCGAGGGGCAGCGGCCGGGCAGCAGTAAGTGCTAGGGGGCGAAGATGAGGAGGGCCACTAGGGTCGTTGCCGCCGCGCTGGGAGCCTTCGCCGGCTTCGGCGGGCCGGAACACGGTTACTTTGAGATTCTCCGGGGCAACACCAGACCGGAAGGCCTCATGATCGAGGCCATGGGCCCGCCGTGCGATCCAGAGCAGGTCTGGAACCTGTGCGAACCAGCCATGACCGTCATCCCCAGCTTCCTGGTAACAGGCGTCGTCGCCACCATCCTGGGCCTCGTCACCATGGTCTGGGCGGTAGGCTTCGTCCACACCAGGCGCGGCGGCCCAGTGCTCATCCTGCTTTCCGTCGCCCTGCTCCTGGCCGGCGGGGGTCTGTTTCCCCCGGTGATCGGCATGGTTGCGGGCGCTTTCGCCACTCGGATCAATGCCCCCGTGAGCCGGCCAGCAGGGAGTGTCACCCGATTCCTCGCCGCGCTCTGGCCGTGGCCCCTGGTCGCCTTCTTCGCCTGGACCTTCGGGCAGTTCGTCATCGGGCACTACTCTAACGACTTCCTGCGGCAGGCGGGCACGCTCGTCCCGGCCCTGATCGTTGGGCTGTTGGCCCTGTCTCTCCTCTCGGGGCACGCCTGCGACGTCCGCCGACATGACCTCGCCGGGGCGTAAGGCTCTCACTGCTCGGCCGGCGCGCCTGCTTGGGGTTTCGCCGATGGGCCCAGAGCTGCCCGCGTGGTCGCGCGGCGCCAACAAAAAGGCCCGGTCCTCAGGGACCGGGCCTCTGGTGTTGCTAGCTAGCGACCGGTGAACTGGGCTTCAGTTCGCCACCGTCACCTGGACGGGGGAGGAAGCGACGAAGTTGCCGGTGTTGTCCACCACCACGGCGCGCAGCCAGTAGTCGGCGTTATCCACGGCGGTGGTGTCCCAGGAGGCTAGGACGCCCTCGGCCACCTGGGTCTCGATGGCGTAGTCATCGACCACGCTGATCCAGTTGGCCCCGTCAATAGAGTACTCGACCTTGTAGTAGTTGAAGTTGTTGGACAGGGCGGTGCCCTCGATGTCCACGGTGCCGGAGAGGGTCGCGCCAGCGGCGGGGCTGGAGATGCCGACCATGCCCCGGTCACTGGTGGTCAGCCAGTCGCCGCCATCCTGCTGAGCGAGGGCCGGGATGTAGGCGAGCACCAGTGCCATGGCGACGAGAACCAATACAAGCGGTCTGCTGGTAAGCTTTCGGACCATTCTTCGATGACCTCCTTCGTTGCGGGTATTACCAAGAACGATCGCTCGCGGTTGCGCAACACATCGTTTCGCTAGTTCACCTCCAAGGTAACCGGCCCCCGGTCGTAGGGTCGCACACCCCTCTGAGCGGCCGCCCGCCCAGGCGTAATCCTATCCATCGCGGCGGGCTTGTCAAATGAGCCTTTTGGCGGGGTGCCAGTGGCGATCGGAGGGTTACCGGCTGCAAACAAGACGGGTGGGCCCTGCGGCCCGGCCGCCGTCACCGCCTCGGTGTGGTGTCCCTGCGGCAGCGTCTGGGCGCCGGTGTATGGACATCAGGGCGCAGGGTCGTCGCCGGCACTGAGCCCAGGCGAACGGCGCAACTCACCCTTCGCTGCCATTGTGGGTGCTACATGCCTCTCGGTGGCCGGCTGCCGCGCTACGATGGACGCTTCTGCGGGGGCGCGCCGGTGGGGCCATGGTCACAGCGGGCGCTAGCTGGCGCTCCCAGGAGAATGGGTCGCGGTTGCGTGATGAGCGGCACCAGCGAGGAATCCCGGTTCACGCAATCGGTGATGCTTCACCTAGTCTGGCATGACGTCGGAAGGAGCGTGACCTGGGTGATGGCGCCGGGGCGCCGGCCGAGCGCCTACGGCCGGGCCAGGGTCTTCTTTCGCGCCGCACGGCCGACCGGTTGTTGCCATTGCCAATCGCCGATGCTATGATTTCCGGCTACGTTAGAGGCCGAGCCCACCGCGACCGATCAGCGTTCGCTCCGCAGGTTGGGGCCTTGCGGCTCGTCCTGTGTGCCCATCGCCGGGCGCCTCTGACCGTTTGTCGGCCGCGTGGGTCCTGGAGACTGAGACATGGCATCGCCGCGGCAGCCCGGTTCTGACCATTAGGACGGAGGTCATCATGGCTTCAGAAGCAGAACACGATAACGGTCGTGCTCGTCTCGAAGAGGAACGTCGGGATCTTCTAGACGAAATTCAACGACTGCGGACGCTCCTGAAGACCGAGACGGACGCCTCTACGCAGGAAGGAGACCCCGACGTATGGGAGCATGAGCGAACGCTCGCGTTTCTAGAGGTGGCCGAGTCGCGTCTAGAAGCGGTCGAGCGGGCGCTGCGCATGGTGGAGACGGGCACTTACGGCACCTGCGAGCGATGTGGCGCGCAGATAGAGAAGGAACGGCTGCAGGCCCTGCCCGATGCCACTCTGTGCTTGAGGTGTCAGCGGGAGGTGGAACGTCTGTCAAGCCGGTCGCGGCGGTAGCCGGAAGCGGGCAGTTCCCTGAGGTGGCGGCGTGCCCAGGCCGGCGGCCTTCGGGGTAGCCGGTTGACGGCACGCCGGGCCGGTCCTAGCATACTTCGCATGCGTCTTCGCCTCCCGTGGTTGGTGCGGTACGATCCTTTCTGGGGGGTGGTGGTCGTTCTCCTCGGCGCCGCGCTGGGCGTGTCCTCTTTGGTCGTCACGCCGGGGCTGCCCAACACGGCCGATGGGCCGCTTCACCTGTTCCGGGCGTTGGAGCTCCGCTGGGCCTGGGAACAGGGAGTGCTCTACCCCCGATGGGCCCCACATTTCGCCTACGGCCTGGGCTATCCCATTTTCAACTACGTGCCGCCTCTCCTGGGATTCCTCACCGCTGGCCTGGGGCTTACAGACGTGGCGATGCAGGATGCCCTCAAGCTCGTGGCAGCGGGAGCAGTGGCCGCGGGCGGCCTGGGGACTTACCTGCTGGCCCGCAGGTTTCTGTCTCCCACCGCTGCCGCTGTCGCCGGCTTGGCCTACTGCCTGACTCCCTACCGGCTATTCGAGCTCTACATCCAGGGCAACTATCCTCAGCTGCTTAGCACCGGTATCGCTCCCTTCTGCCTCTGGGGCCTGGCTAGGCTGAGCGCTCGTGGGGACAGGGTGGGGTTCCTCGCTCTCGCCCTCGCCATCGCCGCCATCACCGTCGCTCACAACATCAGCGTGGTGATGTTCGCACCGCTACTTGCCTGCTACGGATTGTGGCGCGTGTGGCGCCGGCGGAGTCAGCGTGTGGTGCCCATGGCGCTGGCGGTGCTGGGCGGGGTGCTGGTGGGTGCGTTCTTCTGGCTGCCAGCGCTCGCCGAAAGCAGCTACGTGCAGACCTGGCGCCTGACTCGGCATTTCTTCGACTTCCGGCAGCACTTTCTCAGTCTGGAAGAGCTGTTTGCCTTCCCCCAGGAGTTGGACTTCCGAGCCTCGAACCCCTACTTCCCCTTCAGCCTGGGCGGGCACCTGGTATTGCTGGCCCTGCCCTCCCTAGCCTGGCTTGGGCGTCAGCATGGGGAGCCCGCCCGCTTGCCGGGGAGCGGTGAGGCAGGCCGCGATGGGGCGGCGAGCGGCAGTCGACCCGAGGACGGAGTCCGCGGGCACGTGGTTTTCATGTGGTCTGCACTGCTGGGCTACGTCTGGCTCATGCTGCCCGCTTCGCAGATGGTCTGGTCCTCGGTCCCGCTTCTGGGGTACATCGAGTTCCCCCACCGGCTCCTGGGACCGGCCTCGCTACCGCTAGCCCTCCTGGTGGGGGCGGCAGTGGAGGCGTGGGGACGCCCTGGCAGCCTGTGGGGCCGCGGGTTCTGGGGCGCAGCGGTGGTGGTAGTGCTTGTGGGGGCTGCCCCCTACGCCTTCCCCCGCAAGCCCTTTCTGGACTGGAGTGGATATCGGGCCGAGGACGTAACTGACTTCGAGATGCGGACCGGGGCCATCGGTACTACCAGCGCCGCCGAGTATACGCCCCGATGGGCCACGGAACGGCCCACGCCCGAGGTCGCGGCGGACGCGCGACGAAAGGTCACCGTGCTCGACACCGGGCCGACGTGGGCTCGGGTGCAGGTGACCGCAGAGCGTCCGGGCCCGGTCGTGCTCCCGTTCCTCTACTTCCCCGGCTGGCAGGGTCACGCGGACGATGGTCCCGTGGCGGTGTCGCCGGGAGAACTGCACGGTCTGGTAGAGATCAGCCTTCCTTCAGCTGGGGTTCAGGACGTGGAACTGGTGCTGCGGCAGACTTCTCTCCAGCGCCAGTCGTGGTGGGCCAGCCTGGCAGGTCTGGGGCTGGTGGCCCTGGGTACCCTGTCGGTCCGCAGCCGGGTAGGATCACCGGAGGGGGATCGGACGGCGACTGAGCCCTGGCTACGCTTGTCCGCAGCGGCCCTGGGGCTGCTGGTGGTGGCCAAGGTGGCCTACCTGGAGCCGCACACCATGCTCTTCCGGCTGCAATCGCCCCCTGGCACCGTTCTCAGGACGCAACACCCTCTGGAGGTGATCTTCGCCGGCAGGATCGCGCTGCTGGGGTACGATCTGGAACGCAGTCTGCCCCCTCAAGGCGAACCCCTGAGTGTGGTCCTATACTGGCAACCGTTGGGCGGGCTGGCCGAGGACTACCATGTCTTTGTGCACCTGGTGTCGTTGGCAGACGGGCAGGTCGTGGTGCGGTCGGAGAAGGCGGCCCCGGGAGGGGTGCCCAGCAGCAAGTGGCATCCGGCGCTGTACGTGGAGGACCGGCATCGGCTGCCTTTGCCCCAGGACCTGCTGCCGGTGCGCTACGCTCTTCGGGTCGGCCTCTACGACCCGCGGGCCGAGGCGGAGCTGGTCGGCCCGGGCGGTGAGACATCCGTTGTGCTCCAGGAGGTGCAGGTGCTCTACAACCGGCCCCTGGACATACGGCGGTTTCCCGGGAAGGAGTGGTTTGGCTTCGGAGAGAAGGTGCGTCTCCTCGGGTTCGACCTGGACCGGACCGAGCTGGCGGCCGGCCAGTCGGCCGAGCTCACCCTATACTGGCGCGCTGAGGCTCGCGTCAGCGAGCGTCTGAAGCGCTTCGTGCACCTGGTGAATGGCTCGGGCACCATTGTGGCCCAGTGGGACGAATGGCCCGTAGCAGGAGCGTATCCCACCGACCTGTGGCTGCCCCAGCACAACATAGCCGATCCGGTGACGGTGACGGTGCCGGCGTCGGCCGGCCCGGGCGAGTACACCCTGGTGGTAGGGCTGTACGATGCCGAGAGTTTGACTCGGCCGGAGGTCCGCCGACGGGGGACAGAGAGGGTGCCGGGGGATGCCGTGGTGCTGCCGCTGGTGGTCCGAGTGTTAGGCTGAAGCCCCGCTTGTAAGTAGCAGCGTGTAGGCTCGGTGTCGAGGTGGAGAGGGCGGTGGCTTCTGCGGCGGTACGTGCCCTAAGCGGGCTGTTCGACGCCGCCTTACAGACCCAGGGAGGTCAACCCGGCAGGTACCTTGTCCTCCGACCAGGACCGCTGCACCCCTTCGTCCTGGGTCGCGGCTGAGAGCCAGGTGTCGAGGGCGGCGGCTCTGGCTTGCTGCAGCTCGGCCT includes:
- a CDS encoding Ig-like domain-containing protein: MVRKLTSRPLVLVLVAMALVLAYIPALAQQDGGDWLTTSDRGMVGISSPAAGATLSGTVDIEGTALSNNFNYYKVEYSIDGANWISVVDDYAIETQVAEGVLASWDTTAVDNADYWLRAVVVDNTGNFVASSPVQVTVAN